From Streptomyces sp. NBC_01460, a single genomic window includes:
- the ruvA gene encoding Holliday junction branch migration protein RuvA: MIAFVSGPVAALAPSTAVIEVGGIGMAVQCTPDTLAGLRIGKEARLATSLVVREDSLTLYGFADDDERQVFELLQTASGVGPRLAQAMLATHSPDALRIAVATGDEKALTAVSGIGKKGAQKLLLELKDRLGEPVGAHIGQQGIGTAVSSSWRDQLQAALIGLGYATREADEAVSAVTPQAEAAIAGGGQAPVPQLLRAALQTLNRAR; the protein is encoded by the coding sequence ATGATCGCCTTCGTCTCCGGCCCGGTGGCCGCCCTCGCCCCGTCCACGGCCGTGATCGAGGTCGGCGGCATCGGGATGGCCGTCCAGTGCACCCCCGACACCCTCGCCGGCCTGCGGATCGGCAAGGAGGCCAGGCTGGCCACCTCCCTGGTCGTCCGGGAGGACTCGCTCACCCTCTACGGCTTCGCCGACGACGACGAGCGCCAGGTCTTCGAGCTGCTCCAGACCGCCAGCGGTGTGGGCCCCCGGCTCGCCCAGGCCATGCTCGCCACCCACAGCCCGGACGCCCTGCGCATCGCCGTCGCCACCGGTGACGAGAAGGCACTCACCGCGGTGTCCGGCATCGGCAAGAAGGGTGCCCAGAAGCTCCTCCTCGAGCTCAAGGACCGGCTTGGCGAACCGGTCGGCGCGCACATCGGCCAGCAGGGGATCGGCACCGCCGTGAGCAGCTCCTGGCGGGACCAGCTGCAGGCCGCCCTGATCGGACTCGGCTACGCCACCCGCGAAGCCGACGAGGCGGTGAGCGCCGTCACCCCGCAGGCCGAGGCTGCCATCGCCGGCGGCGGCCAGGCCCCCGTCCCGCAGCTCCTGCGCGCCGCTCTGCAGACACTCAACCGCGCACGCTGA
- a CDS encoding phosphatidylinositol mannoside acyltransferase, whose product MSGTGSDLRGRLTDGLYGLGWGAVKKLPEPAAAALFRTLADQVWKRRGKSVLRLESNLARVVPDADAARLAELSKAGMRSYMRYWMESFRLPTWSPQRIKASIDVRDVHRLTEGLDAGQGVVLALPHLGNWDLAGAWVTTDLKVPFTTVAERLKPETLYDRFVAYRQGLGMEVLPHNGGAAFGTLARRLRAGGLVCLVADRDLSASGVEVDFFGDTARMPAGPALLAQQTGALLLPVTLWYDGTPVMRARVHPPVAVPESGSRTEKTSSMTQALADAFATGIAEHPEDWHMLQRLWISDLEPQGEAP is encoded by the coding sequence GTGAGCGGCACCGGATCCGATCTCAGGGGACGGTTGACCGACGGGCTCTACGGCCTCGGCTGGGGCGCGGTCAAGAAGCTTCCCGAACCGGCTGCGGCCGCGCTCTTCCGCACCCTGGCCGACCAGGTGTGGAAGAGGCGCGGGAAGTCGGTGCTGCGCCTGGAGTCGAACCTCGCACGGGTGGTGCCGGACGCGGACGCTGCGCGGCTCGCAGAGCTGTCCAAGGCCGGCATGCGCTCCTACATGCGGTACTGGATGGAGTCCTTCCGGCTGCCGACCTGGAGCCCGCAGCGGATCAAGGCCTCCATCGACGTCCGCGACGTCCACCGGCTCACCGAGGGACTGGACGCCGGGCAGGGTGTCGTCCTCGCCCTGCCGCACCTGGGGAACTGGGACCTGGCGGGCGCATGGGTCACCACCGACCTGAAGGTGCCGTTCACGACGGTCGCCGAGCGGCTCAAGCCGGAGACCCTCTACGACCGTTTCGTCGCCTACCGCCAGGGCCTGGGCATGGAGGTCCTGCCGCACAACGGGGGCGCCGCGTTCGGCACGCTGGCCCGGCGGCTGCGCGCGGGCGGGCTGGTCTGCCTCGTCGCCGACCGCGATCTCTCGGCCTCCGGCGTCGAGGTGGACTTCTTCGGGGACACCGCGCGCATGCCCGCCGGACCGGCACTGCTGGCCCAGCAGACCGGCGCGCTGCTGCTGCCCGTCACCCTCTGGTACGACGGCACGCCGGTGATGCGGGCACGGGTCCACCCGCCCGTCGCCGTACCGGAGTCAGGCAGCCGCACCGAGAAGACGTCCTCCATGACACAGGCGCTGGCCGACGCCTTCGCCACCGGGATCGCCGAGCATCCGGAGGACTGGCACATGCTGCAACGGCTCTGGATCTCCGATCTGGAACCCCAGGGAGAAGCTCCGTGA
- the pdxT gene encoding pyridoxal 5'-phosphate synthase glutaminase subunit PdxT — MTDTPVIGVLALQGDVREHLIALASADAVARPVRRPEELAEVDGLVIPGGESTTMSKLAVLFGMLEPLRERVASGMPVYGTCAGMILLADKILDPRSGQETVGGIDMIVRRNAFGRQNESFEAAVEVEGVPGGPVDGVFIRAPWVESVGARAEVVAVHGGHIVAVRQGNALATSFHPELTGDHRVHALFTDMVRAVG; from the coding sequence ATGACCGACACCCCTGTCATCGGAGTCCTGGCTCTCCAGGGCGACGTACGGGAGCACCTGATCGCCCTGGCCTCGGCGGACGCCGTGGCCAGGCCGGTCCGGCGGCCCGAGGAGCTCGCCGAGGTCGACGGGCTCGTCATACCCGGCGGCGAGTCCACCACGATGTCCAAGCTGGCCGTCCTCTTCGGGATGCTGGAGCCGCTGCGCGAGCGGGTCGCCTCCGGCATGCCCGTGTACGGCACGTGCGCCGGCATGATCCTGCTCGCCGACAAGATCCTCGACCCGCGCTCCGGCCAGGAGACGGTCGGCGGCATCGACATGATCGTGCGCCGTAACGCCTTCGGGCGGCAGAACGAGTCCTTCGAGGCCGCCGTCGAGGTCGAGGGTGTGCCCGGCGGACCCGTCGACGGTGTCTTCATCCGGGCGCCCTGGGTGGAGTCGGTCGGCGCCCGTGCGGAGGTCGTCGCGGTGCACGGCGGCCATATCGTGGCCGTACGGCAGGGAAACGCCCTGGCGACGTCGTTCCACCCCGAGCTGACCGGGGACCACCGGGTGCACGCGCTCTTCACCGACATGGTGCGCGCCGTGGGCTGA
- a CDS encoding glycosyltransferase family 4 protein translates to MKIGIVCPYSWDVPGGVQFHIRDLAEHLIRLGHDVSVLAPADDETPLPPYVVSAGRAVPVPYNGSVARLNFGFLSAARVRRWLNDGIFDVIHIHEPTSPSLGLLTCWAAQGPIVATFHTSNPRSRAMIAAYPILQPALEKISARIAVSEYARRTLVEHLGGDAVVIPNGVDVDFFARAEPKAEWQGGTLGFIGRIDEPRKGLPVLMKALPSILAARPGTRLLVAGRGDEEEAVASLPKEMRERVEFLGMVSDEDKARLLRSVDVYVAPNTGGESFGIILVEALSAGAPVLASDLDAFAQVLDQGAAGDLFANEDADALAAAAIRLLGDPERREGLRERGSAHVRRFDWTTVGADILAVYETVTDGAAAVDTDERTGLRARFGLARD, encoded by the coding sequence GTGAAGATCGGCATCGTCTGCCCGTACTCCTGGGACGTGCCGGGCGGGGTGCAGTTCCACATCCGCGACCTGGCCGAGCATCTGATCCGCCTCGGCCACGACGTCTCCGTGCTCGCGCCCGCCGACGACGAGACACCGCTCCCGCCGTACGTCGTGTCCGCGGGCCGCGCGGTGCCCGTCCCGTACAACGGCTCGGTCGCCCGGCTGAACTTCGGGTTCCTGTCCGCCGCGCGGGTCCGTCGCTGGCTGAACGACGGCATCTTCGACGTCATCCACATCCACGAGCCCACCTCGCCCTCCCTGGGGCTGCTCACCTGCTGGGCGGCGCAGGGGCCGATCGTGGCCACCTTCCACACGTCCAACCCCCGCTCCCGGGCCATGATCGCGGCGTACCCGATCCTCCAGCCGGCGCTGGAGAAGATCAGCGCGCGGATCGCGGTGAGCGAGTACGCCCGCCGGACGCTGGTCGAGCACCTCGGCGGGGACGCCGTGGTCATCCCCAACGGCGTCGACGTGGACTTCTTCGCCCGCGCCGAACCGAAGGCCGAGTGGCAGGGCGGCACGCTCGGCTTCATAGGGCGCATCGACGAGCCCCGCAAGGGGCTGCCCGTCCTGATGAAGGCGCTGCCCTCGATCCTCGCCGCCCGGCCCGGCACACGGCTGCTGGTCGCGGGGCGCGGCGACGAGGAGGAGGCGGTCGCCTCTCTGCCGAAGGAGATGCGCGAGCGCGTCGAGTTCCTCGGCATGGTGAGCGACGAGGACAAGGCACGGCTCCTGCGCAGCGTCGACGTGTACGTCGCGCCCAACACCGGCGGCGAGAGCTTCGGCATCATCCTGGTCGAGGCGCTCTCGGCGGGCGCGCCGGTCCTCGCCAGCGACCTGGACGCGTTCGCGCAGGTGCTCGACCAGGGCGCCGCGGGCGACCTGTTCGCCAACGAGGACGCCGACGCGCTGGCCGCCGCCGCGATCCGGCTGCTCGGCGACCCGGAGCGGCGCGAAGGACTCCGGGAGCGGGGCAGCGCCCATGTGCGCCGCTTCGACTGGACGACGGTCGGCGCGGACATCCTGGCCGTGTACGAGACGGTCACGGACGGGGCCGCCGCCGTCGACACCGACGAACGCACCGGGCTCCGCGCGCGCTTCGGCCTCGCCAGGGACTGA
- a CDS encoding elongation factor G-like protein EF-G2 produces MGDRTHAHTGAAGRAATAGPPASVRNVVLVGHSGSGKTTLVEALALTAGALNRAGRVEDGSTVSDHDAIEQRRRRSVQLSLVPVEWDGCKVNLLDTPGHPDFVGELRAGLRAADAALFVVSAAQEADAVAETTRAVWEECAAVGMPRAIVVTHLDTARTSFEEMTRVCGRIFGHDDPDAVLPLYLPVHGPEGPDGHAPLTGLTGLLTRRILDYSSGERREAPPSGGRWEPLQGARDRLIEGIIAESEDETLMDRYLGGGEMDLTTLVDDLERAVARGSFHPVLTAAPAAEGARQGVGTVELLDLVTRGFPSPEEHAPPAVTTPDGTPRPAPVRDPAAPLVAEVVKTSSDPYVGRVSLVRVFSGTLRPDDTVHVCGHGLTRPDGEASPNHGSDVRVGALSAPFGGQQRPLDRCVAGDLACVSKLGGAETGDTLSDDGDPLLMEPWVMPDPLLPLAVRAHGKADEDKLSQGLARLVAEDPTMRLEQNQDTHQVVLWCMGEAQTEVALERLRGRYGVQVDAEPPRVPLRETFASRTAGHGRHVKQSGGHGQYAVCEIEVEPLPPGSGVEFVDEVVGGSVPRQFVASVEKGVRTQAARGLAAGNPLVDVRVTLLDGKSHSVDSSDAAFQTAGALALREAAADTRVELLEPVARIGVLVPDDYVGAVMSDLAGRRGRVVGTEQSTGERTLVRAEVPEIEISRYTVDLRSLTHGTGRFDRAYARHEPMPPHLANRIREAQENGTKVS; encoded by the coding sequence ATGGGCGACAGGACACATGCGCACACCGGCGCCGCCGGAAGGGCGGCGACGGCCGGCCCGCCCGCTTCCGTACGGAACGTGGTGCTGGTCGGCCACAGCGGTTCGGGCAAGACGACGCTGGTCGAGGCGCTCGCGCTGACGGCCGGAGCGCTGAACCGGGCCGGCCGGGTCGAGGACGGCTCGACCGTCTCCGACCACGACGCGATCGAACAGCGCCGACGGCGTTCCGTGCAGCTCTCCCTGGTCCCCGTCGAATGGGACGGCTGCAAGGTCAATCTGCTGGACACGCCCGGACATCCGGACTTCGTCGGGGAGCTCAGGGCCGGTCTGCGCGCGGCGGACGCGGCCCTCTTCGTCGTCTCGGCCGCCCAGGAGGCGGACGCCGTGGCGGAGACCACCCGCGCGGTCTGGGAGGAGTGCGCGGCCGTCGGGATGCCGCGGGCGATCGTCGTCACGCACCTGGACACCGCGCGCACGTCCTTCGAGGAGATGACCCGGGTCTGCGGCCGGATCTTCGGGCACGACGACCCGGACGCCGTCCTTCCCCTCTACCTCCCGGTGCACGGCCCCGAGGGCCCGGACGGGCACGCCCCGCTCACCGGGCTGACCGGACTCCTCACCCGGCGGATCCTCGACTACTCCTCGGGGGAGCGGCGGGAGGCTCCGCCCTCCGGGGGCCGGTGGGAGCCGCTCCAGGGGGCACGTGACCGGCTGATCGAGGGGATCATCGCCGAGAGCGAGGACGAGACCCTCATGGACCGCTACCTCGGCGGCGGCGAGATGGACCTCACGACGCTCGTCGACGACCTGGAGCGCGCCGTGGCACGCGGATCCTTCCACCCCGTGCTCACCGCCGCACCGGCCGCCGAGGGTGCCCGGCAGGGCGTCGGCACCGTGGAGCTCCTCGACCTGGTCACCCGCGGCTTCCCCTCGCCCGAGGAGCACGCGCCGCCCGCCGTCACGACCCCGGACGGCACCCCGCGCCCCGCCCCCGTCCGCGATCCGGCGGCACCCCTGGTCGCCGAGGTCGTCAAGACCTCGTCCGACCCCTACGTGGGACGGGTCTCCCTCGTCCGTGTCTTCTCGGGCACGCTGCGCCCCGACGACACCGTGCACGTGTGCGGTCACGGCCTCACCCGGCCCGACGGCGAGGCGAGCCCGAACCACGGGTCCGACGTGCGCGTCGGCGCCCTCTCCGCGCCCTTCGGCGGACAGCAGCGCCCGCTGGACCGATGTGTCGCGGGAGATCTGGCCTGCGTCTCCAAGCTGGGCGGGGCGGAGACGGGCGACACGCTCTCGGACGACGGCGACCCCCTGCTGATGGAGCCGTGGGTCATGCCCGACCCGCTGCTCCCCCTGGCGGTCCGCGCCCACGGCAAGGCCGACGAGGACAAGCTCTCGCAGGGCCTGGCGCGCCTGGTCGCCGAGGATCCGACGATGCGCCTGGAGCAGAACCAGGACACCCACCAGGTCGTCCTGTGGTGCATGGGCGAGGCGCAGACGGAGGTGGCGCTGGAGCGCCTGCGCGGCAGGTACGGCGTCCAGGTCGACGCCGAGCCCCCTCGTGTCCCGCTGCGGGAGACGTTCGCCTCCCGGACCGCGGGACACGGCCGGCACGTCAAGCAGTCGGGCGGCCACGGCCAGTACGCCGTCTGCGAGATCGAGGTGGAGCCGCTGCCGCCCGGCTCGGGCGTCGAGTTCGTCGACGAGGTGGTCGGCGGCTCCGTGCCGCGGCAGTTCGTCGCCTCCGTGGAGAAGGGCGTACGCACCCAGGCGGCTCGCGGCCTCGCGGCCGGGAATCCGCTCGTCGACGTACGGGTGACCCTCCTCGACGGGAAGTCCCACTCGGTGGACTCCTCCGACGCCGCCTTCCAGACCGCGGGCGCCCTGGCGCTGCGGGAGGCCGCGGCGGACACCCGCGTCGAGCTCCTCGAACCCGTCGCCCGGATCGGTGTGCTGGTCCCCGACGACTACGTGGGGGCGGTCATGAGTGACCTCGCGGGGCGGCGCGGCAGGGTCGTGGGCACCGAACAGTCGACCGGGGAGCGCACGCTCGTCCGCGCCGAGGTGCCGGAGATCGAGATCAGCAGGTACACCGTCGACCTCCGCTCGCTGACGCACGGCACCGGACGGTTCGACCGGGCGTACGCCCGGCACGAGCCGATGCCCCCTCACCTCGCGAACCGCATCCGCGAAGCGCAGGAAAACGGCACAAAAGTGAGCTAG
- a CDS encoding HIT family protein, whose amino-acid sequence MLTGMTSEPEQQIGVGTPDAFQRLWTPHRMAYIQGESKPSGPGAGDGCPFCEIPSKSDEDGLIVARGEQVYAVLNLYPYNGGHLMVVPYRHVADYTELDGPETAELADFTKRAMVALRAASGAHGFNIGMNQGAEAGAGIAAHLHQHVVPRWGGDTNFMPVVGHTKVLPQLLGDTRTMLAGVWPAELPSA is encoded by the coding sequence ATGCTGACGGGCATGACGAGTGAGCCGGAACAGCAGATCGGAGTGGGGACGCCCGACGCGTTCCAGCGCCTGTGGACGCCCCACCGGATGGCCTACATCCAGGGTGAGAGCAAGCCGAGCGGCCCGGGGGCCGGCGACGGCTGTCCGTTCTGCGAGATTCCCTCGAAGTCGGACGAGGACGGGCTCATCGTCGCCAGGGGAGAGCAGGTCTACGCCGTGCTCAACCTGTACCCGTACAACGGCGGCCACCTGATGGTGGTCCCGTACCGGCACGTGGCCGACTACACGGAGCTGGACGGCCCGGAGACCGCGGAGCTGGCCGACTTCACCAAGCGGGCCATGGTCGCCCTGCGGGCCGCCTCCGGGGCGCACGGCTTCAACATCGGGATGAACCAGGGGGCGGAGGCGGGCGCCGGCATCGCCGCCCACCTCCACCAGCACGTGGTGCCCCGCTGGGGCGGGGACACCAACTTCATGCCGGTCGTCGGACACACGAAGGTGCTCCCGCAGCTGCTGGGCGACACCCGGACGATGCTGGCCGGCGTGTGGCCGGCCGAGCTGCCGTCCGCCTGA
- the pdxS gene encoding pyridoxal 5'-phosphate synthase lyase subunit PdxS, with protein sequence MSTLPSTPQSTEAPATGTARVKRGMAEQLKGGVIMDVVNAEQAKIAEDAGAVAVMALERVPADIRKDGGVARMSDPNMIEEIIEAVSIPVMAKSRIGHFVEAQVLQSLGVDYIDESEVLTPADEVNHSDKFAFTTPFVCGATNLGEALRRIAEGAAMIRSKGEAGTGNVVEAVRHLRQIKNEIARLRGYDNNELYAAAKELRAPYELVKEVSELGRLPVVLFSAGGVATPADAALMRQLGAEGVFVGSGIFKSGDPAKRAAAIVKATTFYDDPKIIADASRNLGEAMVGINCDTLPEGERYANRGW encoded by the coding sequence GTGTCCACGCTTCCCAGCACCCCGCAGTCCACCGAGGCCCCGGCCACCGGCACCGCCCGCGTCAAGCGCGGCATGGCCGAGCAGCTCAAGGGCGGCGTGATCATGGACGTCGTCAACGCCGAGCAGGCGAAGATCGCCGAGGACGCGGGCGCCGTGGCCGTCATGGCCCTGGAGCGAGTGCCGGCCGACATCCGCAAGGACGGCGGCGTGGCCCGGATGTCCGACCCCAACATGATCGAAGAGATCATCGAGGCCGTCTCCATCCCCGTCATGGCCAAGTCCCGCATCGGCCACTTCGTCGAGGCCCAGGTCCTCCAGTCCCTCGGCGTCGACTACATCGACGAGTCCGAGGTCCTCACCCCGGCCGACGAGGTGAACCACAGCGACAAGTTCGCGTTCACCACCCCCTTCGTCTGCGGCGCCACCAACCTGGGCGAGGCCCTGCGCCGGATCGCCGAGGGCGCCGCGATGATCCGCTCGAAGGGTGAGGCGGGCACGGGCAACGTCGTCGAGGCCGTGCGCCACCTGCGCCAGATCAAGAACGAGATCGCCCGCCTGCGCGGCTACGACAACAACGAGCTGTACGCCGCCGCCAAGGAGCTCCGCGCCCCCTACGAGCTGGTCAAGGAGGTCTCCGAGCTCGGCCGGCTGCCCGTCGTCCTGTTCTCGGCCGGCGGCGTCGCCACCCCCGCCGACGCTGCCCTGATGCGCCAGCTCGGCGCCGAGGGCGTCTTCGTGGGCTCCGGCATCTTCAAGTCCGGCGACCCGGCCAAGCGCGCCGCCGCCATCGTGAAGGCCACCACCTTCTACGACGACCCGAAGATCATCGCGGACGCCTCCCGCAACCTCGGCGAGGCCATGGTCGGCATCAACTGCGACACGCTGCCCGAGGGTGAGCGCTACGCCAACCGCGGCTGGTAA
- the ruvC gene encoding crossover junction endodeoxyribonuclease RuvC produces the protein MRVLGVDPGLTRCGVGVVEGVAGRPLTMVGVGVVRTPADAELGHRLVAIEQGIERWLDEHRPEYVAVERVFAQHNVRTVMGTAQASAVAMLCASRRGIPVALHTPSEVKAAVTGSGRADKAQVGAMVTRLLRLDAPPKPADAADALALAICHIWRAPAQNRLQQAVAAHRTLKGRTA, from the coding sequence GTGCGGGTGTTGGGCGTGGACCCGGGGCTGACCCGGTGCGGTGTCGGAGTCGTCGAGGGGGTCGCGGGCCGGCCGCTGACCATGGTCGGCGTCGGTGTCGTGCGGACCCCGGCCGACGCGGAGCTCGGCCACCGGCTCGTCGCGATCGAGCAGGGCATCGAGCGCTGGCTCGACGAGCACCGGCCCGAATACGTGGCCGTGGAGCGGGTGTTCGCCCAGCACAACGTCCGTACGGTGATGGGCACCGCACAGGCCAGCGCCGTCGCCATGCTCTGCGCGTCCCGCCGCGGCATCCCCGTCGCCCTGCACACCCCCAGCGAGGTCAAGGCCGCCGTCACCGGGTCCGGACGCGCCGACAAGGCCCAGGTCGGGGCCATGGTCACCCGCCTGCTGCGGCTCGACGCGCCGCCGAAACCCGCCGACGCCGCCGACGCCCTCGCCCTCGCCATCTGCCACATCTGGCGCGCACCCGCGCAGAACCGACTGCAGCAGGCCGTCGCCGCCCACCGCACGCTGAAAGGCCGTACCGCATGA
- the pgsA gene encoding phosphatidylinositol phosphate synthase, which yields MLNKYARAFFTRVLTPFAALLLRLGVSPDAVTLVGTAGVMAGALVFFPMGEFFWGTIVITVFVFSDLVDGNMARQAGISSRWGAFLDSTLDRVADGAIFAGFALWYAGGGDDNVLCAVAIFCLASGQVVSYTKARGESIGLPVAVNGLVERAERLVISLVAAGLAGLHGFGVPGIQVLLPIALWIVAVGSLVTLVQRVVTVRRESAEADAAAAAEQGSEAAQ from the coding sequence ATGCTGAACAAGTACGCGCGTGCATTTTTTACGCGTGTCCTCACACCGTTCGCCGCTCTGCTGCTCCGCCTCGGGGTCAGCCCCGACGCGGTCACTCTCGTCGGCACGGCCGGAGTGATGGCAGGTGCGCTGGTCTTCTTCCCGATGGGGGAGTTCTTCTGGGGCACCATCGTGATCACGGTCTTCGTCTTCTCGGACCTGGTCGACGGCAACATGGCCCGGCAGGCCGGGATCTCCAGCCGGTGGGGCGCGTTCCTGGACTCGACGCTCGACCGGGTGGCCGACGGCGCGATCTTCGCCGGCTTCGCCCTCTGGTACGCGGGCGGCGGGGACGACAACGTGCTGTGCGCGGTCGCGATCTTCTGCCTGGCCAGCGGCCAGGTGGTCTCGTACACGAAGGCCCGGGGCGAGTCGATCGGTCTGCCGGTCGCGGTGAACGGGCTGGTGGAGCGCGCCGAGCGGCTCGTGATCTCGCTGGTCGCCGCCGGCCTCGCCGGACTGCACGGCTTCGGGGTGCCGGGAATCCAGGTCCTGCTGCCGATCGCGCTGTGGATCGTCGCCGTCGGCAGCCTCGTCACGCTGGTCCAGCGGGTGGTGACCGTGCGCAGGGAGTCGGCCGAGGCCGACGCCGCCGCGGCCGCGGAACAGGGGAGCGAGGCCGCGCAGTGA
- a CDS encoding YebC/PmpR family DNA-binding transcriptional regulator yields the protein MSGHSKWATTKHKKAVIDAKRGKLFAKMIKNIEVAARTGGADVSGNPTLFDAIQKAKKSSVPNKNIDSAVKRGAGLEAGGADYETIMYEGYGPNGVAVLIECLTDNRNRAASDVRVAMTRNGGSMADPGSVSYLFNRKGVVIVPKGELSEDDVLGAVLDAGAEEVNDLGDTFEVLSEATDMVAVRTALQEAGIDYDSAEANFVPTMQVELEEEGARKIFKLIDALEDSDDVQNVFANFDVSDEVMEKVDA from the coding sequence ATGTCCGGCCACTCTAAATGGGCTACGACGAAGCACAAGAAGGCCGTGATCGACGCCAAGCGCGGCAAGCTCTTCGCGAAGATGATCAAGAACATCGAGGTCGCGGCCCGCACGGGCGGCGCCGACGTGTCCGGCAACCCGACACTCTTCGACGCCATCCAGAAGGCCAAGAAGAGCTCCGTCCCGAACAAGAACATCGACTCCGCGGTCAAGCGCGGCGCCGGTCTCGAGGCCGGCGGCGCCGACTACGAGACGATCATGTACGAGGGCTACGGTCCGAACGGCGTCGCCGTGCTCATCGAGTGCCTCACCGACAACCGCAACCGCGCCGCGTCCGACGTCCGGGTCGCCATGACCCGCAACGGCGGCTCGATGGCGGACCCGGGCTCGGTGTCGTACCTGTTCAACCGCAAGGGCGTCGTGATCGTCCCGAAGGGTGAGCTGTCCGAGGACGACGTCCTCGGCGCGGTGCTCGACGCGGGTGCCGAGGAGGTCAACGACCTCGGCGACACCTTCGAGGTGCTCAGCGAGGCCACCGACATGGTCGCGGTCCGCACCGCCCTGCAGGAGGCCGGCATCGACTACGACTCCGCCGAGGCCAACTTCGTCCCGACCATGCAGGTCGAGCTGGAGGAAGAGGGCGCGCGCAAGATCTTCAAGCTGATCGACGCGCTGGAGGACAGCGACGACGTGCAGAACGTCTTCGCCAACTTCGACGTCTCCGACGAGGTCATGGAGAAGGTCGACGCCTGA
- a CDS encoding potassium channel family protein, which produces MSDRPAAPVPDRLTEWEQRTEVPLFAAALVFLTGYAVRVLAPLGAQPWRDIALALVAFTWLLFGVDYGVRLRLSGQGRRFVRTHWLDTAVLLLPLLRPLRVVQIYTAVQKRREQPRMSLYARVMTYAGLTTVLLGFSAALAVYHQERGAAGSTIRTFGDAVWWACATLTTVGYGDAVPVTFGGRVVAAGLMACGLALLGAVTGSFSSWLLQVFAREDEKRPPGSV; this is translated from the coding sequence ATGAGCGACCGTCCCGCAGCCCCCGTCCCCGACCGGCTCACGGAATGGGAGCAGCGCACCGAGGTGCCTCTCTTCGCCGCGGCGCTGGTCTTCCTCACCGGCTACGCGGTCCGGGTCCTCGCCCCGCTCGGCGCCCAGCCCTGGCGGGACATCGCCCTCGCCCTCGTCGCCTTCACGTGGCTGCTCTTCGGGGTGGACTACGGCGTACGGCTCCGGCTCAGCGGCCAGGGCCGGCGCTTCGTGCGCACGCACTGGCTGGACACGGCCGTCCTCCTGCTGCCGCTGCTGCGCCCGCTGCGCGTGGTCCAGATCTACACGGCGGTCCAGAAGCGCCGGGAGCAGCCCCGGATGAGCCTCTACGCCCGGGTGATGACGTACGCCGGGCTGACGACCGTGCTCCTCGGCTTCTCCGCCGCGCTCGCGGTGTACCACCAGGAGAGGGGGGCGGCAGGCTCCACGATCCGTACGTTCGGGGACGCGGTGTGGTGGGCGTGCGCGACGCTCACGACGGTGGGGTACGGGGACGCCGTGCCGGTCACGTTCGGCGGCCGGGTGGTCGCGGCGGGGCTGATGGCCTGCGGGCTGGCGCTGCTGGGAGCGGTGACGGGCTCGTTCTCGTCGTGGCTGCTGCAGGTGTTCGCCCGGGAGGACGAGAAGAGGCCCCCGGGGAGCGTGTAG